The following coding sequences are from one Vicugna pacos chromosome 19, VicPac4, whole genome shotgun sequence window:
- the PXMP4 gene encoding peroxisomal membrane protein 4 isoform X2, which translates to MLLLLSCRYGAKIRAPHALVMTFLFRSGSLQEKLRAILQATYTHSRNLASFVFTYKGLCALQSHLQGETYQVHSFLAAFIGGLLVFGNNSTINSQINMYLMSRILFALCRLGVEKGYIPEPRWEPSRLFNGLVWGLVLWLFEYHRPTLQPSLQSSMTYLYEDSNVWHDISDFLIYNKSRPSK; encoded by the exons ATGCTCCTCCTATTAAGTTGCCG CTATGGAGCCAAAATCCGGGCCCCTCACGCACTGGTCATGACCTTTCTCTTCCGGAGTGGCAG CCTCCAGGAGAAGCTGCGCGCCATCCTACAGGCCACGTACACCCACTCCCGGAACCTGGCCAGCTTTGTGTTCACCTACAAGGGACTTTGTGCCCTGCAGTCCCACCTGCAGGGGGAGACCTACCAGGTGCACTCATTCCTGGCTGCCTTCATCGGGGGCTTGCTGGTATTTGGAAACAACAGTACCATCAACAGCCAG aTCAACATGTACCTGATGTCACGCATCCTGTTTGCCCTGTGCCGCCTGGGCGTGGAGAAGGGCTACATCCCTGAGCCCAGGTGGGAACCATCCCGGTTGTTCAACGGGCTGGTGTGGGGGCTGGTGCTGTGGCTCTTCGAGTACCACCGGCCCACGCTGCAGCCCTCGCTGCAGTCCTCCATGACCTACCTGTATGAGGACAGCAACGTGTGGCACGACATCTCAGACTTCCTCATCTACAACAAGAGCCGCCCCTCCAAGTAA
- the PXMP4 gene encoding peroxisomal membrane protein 4 isoform X1 produces the protein MAAPPQLQTLLLAVNALLRKRRYHAVLAMLKGFRNGAVYGAKIRAPHALVMTFLFRSGSLQEKLRAILQATYTHSRNLASFVFTYKGLCALQSHLQGETYQVHSFLAAFIGGLLVFGNNSTINSQINMYLMSRILFALCRLGVEKGYIPEPRWEPSRLFNGLVWGLVLWLFEYHRPTLQPSLQSSMTYLYEDSNVWHDISDFLIYNKSRPSK, from the exons ATGGCCGCCCCTCCGCAGCTGCAGACTCTTTTGCTTGCGGTCAACGCACTGTTGCGCAAACGCCGCTACCACGCTGTGTTGGCTATGCTTAAGGGCTTCCGGAACGGGGCAGT CTATGGAGCCAAAATCCGGGCCCCTCACGCACTGGTCATGACCTTTCTCTTCCGGAGTGGCAG CCTCCAGGAGAAGCTGCGCGCCATCCTACAGGCCACGTACACCCACTCCCGGAACCTGGCCAGCTTTGTGTTCACCTACAAGGGACTTTGTGCCCTGCAGTCCCACCTGCAGGGGGAGACCTACCAGGTGCACTCATTCCTGGCTGCCTTCATCGGGGGCTTGCTGGTATTTGGAAACAACAGTACCATCAACAGCCAG aTCAACATGTACCTGATGTCACGCATCCTGTTTGCCCTGTGCCGCCTGGGCGTGGAGAAGGGCTACATCCCTGAGCCCAGGTGGGAACCATCCCGGTTGTTCAACGGGCTGGTGTGGGGGCTGGTGCTGTGGCTCTTCGAGTACCACCGGCCCACGCTGCAGCCCTCGCTGCAGTCCTCCATGACCTACCTGTATGAGGACAGCAACGTGTGGCACGACATCTCAGACTTCCTCATCTACAACAAGAGCCGCCCCTCCAAGTAA